The sequence GCGTTAGGTATTCAGGTCGACAGTATCGGTTCTCTAAATGGTTATTATTCGTATATCTTTTTGTACATCACACTATGCGGTGCGATTCAAGCCATGAATCTTGGAATCTCAATTAGTTCTAAGGAAATTCGTGAAAAGACAGCCGACTTTCTATTGACCAAACCAGTTACCCGGACGAAGATCCTTGCTTCTAAAATACTCGCAGCTTTAACATCGCTGCTTTTTACAAATATCGTGTATGTGGTTGCAGCAGTCATTGTGGCGAACGTGGTAAAAGTGGAGAATTTCAGTCTGTATGTATTCTTGCTGATTTCTCTAACTCTACTATTCACCCAATTGATTATGTTTGCCATCGGAATCATCATTGCCGTAGTATTTCCAAAGGTGAAATCGGTAATCAGCTTATCGCTTGGCGTCGTGTTTGCCTTTTTTCTAATTGGTATGGTTGCAGCTGCTGAGGAGACAACTCGTTATTTTTCTCCATTTAAATACTTTGACTATAGCTATATTTTGAACCAAGAGGGATATGAATGGTCATTCCTGATCTTAGGGATCTTCTTGATTGTCCTTTCACTGATCGGAAGCTTCGTTATTTACAACAAAAAAGATATCCATACGGTATAAGGGGAGGGGAACAAGATGAACGTATATATTAGAGAAATGAAGGCTCACCGCAAATCCCTCATCATTTGGTGCATAGGGATGGTAGCGTTGATCGGTTCGGGGATGGGGAAGTTTGCAGGATTCTCTTCTTCAGGTCAATCCATGAATGAGCTAATGGCCCAAATGCCTAAATCACTCCAAGCATTTCTAGGCGTAGGTAGTCTCGATATGTCGACGGCCAGTGGATTTTATGGAGTACTCTTTCTGTATATAGTGTTGCTCTCTACCATTCATGCTGCAATGATTGGTGCAACAATCATCTCAAAGGAAGAAAGGGATAAAACCGTAGAGTTTTTGTTCGTTAAACCCCTGCCCAGGAAGAAAATCATAGTGATTAAATTGTTGGCAGCTCTCACGCAAGTCGGGATTCTGTTGATCATCACATGGTCAGCTTCTTTATTCATAGTAGGAAGCTATAGTGATGGAGAGCACATCATCAGCGATATTGGAATGACCATGGTAGGAATGTTTATATTACAAGTACTATTTTTAGTAATCGGAACAGCGATTGCAGCTTTGACCAAAATGCCTGGAAAAGCCGCTACATTAGCAACAGGTGTTTTATTAGCCACCTTCATCCTTTCCTTTGCCATAGACTTGAGCGGAAAACTCGAAGGCTTGAAATATCTCACACCATTCAAATACTTTGAAGCGAAGAATGTGATGGATGGTGGTTTGGAATCGGGATTCGTAGGAATATCAGTTGTTTTGATAGGCGTGCTGGCAGTATCTACGTTTGTGTTTTATGATAAGCGGGATTTGAATGTGTAGGCAAAGAAGCCCATCCTTATTTAAAAGGATGGGCTTTTTTATATAGTCTGAATTTGAAGTAGAGTCAACGTCACTGGTAAGAACCCACAAGTATAAAAACTTTTCGACTAAAGCTATAAATATATTTATACTAATAACCAAATTAACTAATTTGTATTATGTATCATCCCCCATTACAATTAACTTCGTAAGGTAAACAAATATAAATTTGGAGGGATAAATAATGAGTAAAAATATATTAATGGTCGTTACAACGGCTGACAAGATGAATGAGGACCATAAAACAGGACTTTGGTTATCGGAATTTGGTGAAGCATATGTTGAATTTGCTCGTTTAGGGTATTCCGTTACAGTAGCAAGTCCACTGGGTGGAAAAGCACCGGTTGATGCCCGCAGCTTAGAGGGGGATACCCCTCAAGACATATTAGACACAGCGAAGTATCTGGAAAACACGTTGAAACTTGAAGATATCATAGATCATTCTCAATTTGATGCTATTTTCTTACCAGGTGGGCACGGGACGATGTTTGATCTGCCGGATAATTCAAAACTTCAAGATATCATTCGAGAATTATACGAAGGGGATAAAGTGGTAGCGGCTGTATGTCACGGACCCGCTGGACTAGTCGGAGTGAAATTATCAGATGGAACCCCATTAGTAGCAGGGAAAGCAGTTACAGCTTTTACAGATGAAGAAGAGAAGGAAACGACACTAGATCGCTTTATGCCTTTCCTTTTAGAAACACGATTGCGCGAGCTTGGAGCAGAATTTGTTGCTACAGCAAATTGGACCGATCATATCCAAGTGGCCGGAAACATTATCACAGGTCAAAATCCACAATCAACTGTGAGTGTAGCAAAAGAAGTTGTAAAGAGATTAAGCTAACAGGTATAGGTTCATTACTTTTACAATAATACGTTGGTAGAATAATGATTGGCAGGAGGGCTAAAATGTCATCAATTACGATTACCGCAATCCTGACTGCAAAGCCTGGTAGGGAAGAGCAACTATATCAAGAATTAATCCAAGTGATAACACCTTCTCGCCGGGAAGATGGATGCATCGAATATTCGCTTCATCAATCATTAGCAAATAACGCGACCTTTGTTTTTTATGAAACATGGGAGAGTGAAGAAGCTCTGGCATCTCATATTGAATCTGAGCATTACAATCGTTATCGACAAAACACAGTAACACTGGTTGAGAAACGAGAAGTATATCGGCTGCAGAAAGTAGATATATAAGATGAGCACCGTCCTTTTGTGGACGGTGCTTTCAAATAAATTCTGTTATAGATATACTAAAAAAAGAATTAGCTGAGGATATAAAAATTTTATCGAAGGGAGTGATCACTATGATTGATTTTGAATGGTATCGCAGTTTTATTAGTATTTATAAGCATCGTTCCGTATCCGCTGCAGCGAAAGCGCGTATTTTGACTCAGCCAGCGATGAGCCAGCATCTATCGGCATTAGAGTCTGAAGTGGGCGAACCACTGTTTATCCGTGCACCACGTAAAATGATTCCCACGCTTAAGGGGAAAGAATTATATACGAAAATTGTGCCTCTCATTGAAAACCTAGAAAGCGCGACCCTTGAGATCAGACACGCTTATTCTAAAACGTCCCTTGCGCCCATCGTTCGGTTTGGTTCCCCTGCTGAATACTTCACGAAAGCAGTCATCCCTCAGTTGAAGGATATCGACATACGTTTTATCGTTCAATTTAGTACCGCCGGTTTATTATTGGAAAAGTTGGAGAAAGATGAACTCGACTTTACCATAACAACTCAAAAGCTGAACACGTCTTCGATTGAGTATGTCAAGATAGTAGAAGAAGAATTTGTTGTTGTCACACCGGCAAGCTATTCTTCAAGTGCCGTTGAAATTTCAGATATTGAAGTGTGGTTAATGGAACAGAAGTGGTTAAGCTATGGAGTCGAGCTCCCGATTGTTAGAAGATACTGGAGAGAACATTTCGGCAAGAGACCTGAAGTGCCACCGATTCACATTGTACCGGATCTTCGGACGATTCTAGAAGCGATTGAAAACGGTATGGGAGTAAGTATTCTTCCAACGTATTTATTAAAAGATAGTCTGGAGGCAAAGAGGTCAAAGGTAATGTTCCCTCATCTTTCCGTAAACAATACGATTTATGCTGCATATAAGATCGAACATCGGAGTAATCCAGTGATAGAGGGTATAGTCAAAAAGTTAAAGGGAGAAGAGTGATGAAAAAGGATCTTTTCCATAAGGGAAAAGATCCTTTTTCGAATAGATTTATAATTTTCCCTTTAGTTCTTCAATCTGCTCTAAATGCCTCTTCTCATGATATCCAATAAACGGTACCCATTCATCTAAACGGATAAGTCCGAAAACGGGATGGGGATATGCTTTTTTTTGTAGAGCTTCTTTATGTGTTGTATCCAGAAATGTTAGAAGGTCTTTTCGTGATTCTTCAAGTTTGTCCTTCATTTCTTGAAGTGTAAGGTTTTCTTCAGTAGGAACGACAAATGGAGGTGCATCTACTTTCGTCGACCGATTTACCGTATAGTGAATCGGCTTCGACGATACTTCCTGCTCTTCACCTCTAGCTAAAGTTGTTTGAATCGCTTTCGTCAACGATTTCTCCATTAGATACAGGTGATCAAGCACTTGCATGATTGTCCATCGGCCTTCTTCAATTCTTTTGTTCAATTCATCATTCGTTAAATCGCTCACACTATTCAATAGGTCAGAACGGATGTCCTCAATCATGGTAATCTCTTTATCCAAATAAGTTCCTCCTCATGGGTGGTTTCACCATCCATTTTACTCTTTTAGAGAGATTAACGTACAGTAATAGCACTTTTTAAAAAAAGCTCAGGAATCTGAGCTTTTCAGGTAATATGGTGTTTTGTTAACGTACTTTAACTTTCACTTCCAGTCTTTTCTCCTTCTCCATCAAAATCAGGAGCAACAGCTTTCCGGATAAATAACGAAATAAAGAAAGCGACAGCAGCTAAGGCAAGAGCAAACCAATAAGCATGATGTACACCGTAGGTCATGGCCTTGTTTAAGACTCCTTCTGTTAACTCACCCGATTGCCCTTCAATATACCCGGCCTGACTTTGAGTCATGATGCTGACAAAGATTGAAACACCTAAAGCTCCAGCGACTGGCTGCAGGGTGTTTGCAATGGCGGTACCATGTGGATATAAATGTTTCGGTAGTTCATTTAAACCATTCGTTTGTGCAGGCATCATGATGGCTGAAATGGAAAGCATCAAAACCATATAAAAAAGAACGAATAACCAGATCGGTGTAGATGGGTTAATTGTGCTAAAGAATATCATTACCCCGACTAATGTTAAGGTTCCTGGAATGATCAGTTTTCTTGGGCCGTACTTATCAAAAAGCGATCCCATCGTTGGAGACATTAGCCCATTTAAAAGTGCCCCGGGAAGTAATAATAATCCGGCTGCTTTTGCAGAGTATCCGAGAGGTCCTTGTAAATACATAGGCATGACGATTTCCGATGCAAACATAGCCATGATGACGATGACGAAAATCGATACTCCTCTCGCATAGCTTTTATAACGGAAAACACGAACATCGAGAAGTGGTTCATCAAGCTTTAACTGCCGTAAGACGAATAGAATCAAGCTTATTATCGCAATTGAAATAATCACAATGATTTTCAGAGACGTAAACCCTGCAGATTCTTCTCCCGCCGAACTAAATCCGTAAACAATTCCTCCAATACCAATCGAAGAAAGGATAATGGACAAGATATCCACACTTGGTCGAGTGATTTCGCCGACATTTTGTAAATATTTCAGAGCGAATAGAATAGAGAATACGGCGAAGGGAATGACCGTTATGAATAACCATCTCCACCCTAACAAGTCGACAATCACGCCAGAAAGAGTCGGTCCGATCGCTGGTGCAAACATAATCACCAGTCCAAACGTACCCATGATTTTACCACGGACTTCAGGCCTGTAAATAAGTAATAAGGCATTCATGATGACAGGAATGAGTAAACCGGTACCAACGGCCTGGATCATCCGGCCAGCAAGTAACATAGGGAAATTCAGGGCACATGCAGCAATCACCGTGCCTAGAAGAAACACACTCATTACACCAATAAACATTTGACGAGTCGTGAACCATTGGATAAGAAGGGCGGAGATTGGCATCAGCACACCCATCACGAGCATGAATCCTGTTGCTAACCACTGAACCGTGGGAGCATCGACGTTAAATACGGCCATTAATTCGGTTAGGGCGATATTTAACAACGTTTCATTTAATATGGCAAAAAAAGCACCTATCATAAACGTAATGAGGATCGCTTTTGAATTGATATTTGATGACATGTTGTTCCTCCATTAAAGATTAAAATAAAATACTTATCTATAATGCTTGATTTTGAATGATTTCTCAAGTGAATTGTTCCATATACCACGAAAAAGAGGGGTGTCACATGGACACCCCTCTAGACCATTCTTATGCTTCGCGCTTTCTTCTTCTAAAGCGGTGAAAGACAAGATACATCATCGGAACTATGATCAGCGTTAATACAGCTGAGAACAGGATACCTGAAATAATGGTAACAGCAAGTGGTGTAAAAAGGGCATCTCCACTGACTGCAACTGGAATAAGTGCAACAATTGATGTGAGAGCCGTTAATAGAATTGGGCGAATTCGGGTCCGTCCTGATTCCACGACAGCTTCTTTCACACCCATACCATTCTTCAATCCTTGCTCAATAAACTCAATTAACACGACAGAGTTCCTCACAACAATACCGGTTAATGATACCATACCCATAACACCCAGGAAGCTGATTGGGGTTTGAGTAACGAATAACCCTAGAATCGCACCTGCAATGGCAAGATAAACCGCGACAAGAACTAAGAACGGAAGTGATAAAGAATTAAATTGAAGGGCAATGACTAGATACACAAGGAAAATGACGATTGTAAATAGGACTGTAATCTCCGCAAAGAAGTCATTCTGAGCTTCATTCTCTCCACCTAATGTAATGGAATAATTGTTGTCGTCAAGGTTTTCTCGTACATCTTTCACGATATCCTGGACATTTTCTTTATAGTTCTCTTCATTCTCAGGGAAAGCACGAATCGTGATTGCACGCTCTCCGTCTTTATGAGGGATGAGTTGAAGCTCTTCTTTCTTCTCAGGAGTCACTAGCTCATCAAGTGAAATCAGCTTTGGTGGTCCAGCAGGATTAGCTATTTCAGCGGGAACCTCTAGAGAAGACAGGTCGACTTCTTCATCATTTCCTTCTAAAACCAGTGTCATATCACGTTTCGTAACACCATTATCAAAGGCTTTCATAGGAATGCCTTCTGTTGCCAATCGAAGCTGTTGGCTGATCTGATTGATTGTAATTCCATTTTCCTCAAGAAGCTCGCGGTTTGGAACATATTCAATCGTTGGCTCCATTTCTCCAACATTATCAACCACTAGATCAGTTTCCAGTTTTTCAATTTCAGATGAAATCGTGTCACGAAGTTCAATTAATTGTTCCATCTCAGGACCAGAAACCGTAACTGTAACGGGAGCTCCTGCAGGAGGACCTTGCTGGATCGTTTCCATGAAGATCTTCGCATCTGGATATTCTTCCCTCAGTTTGTCAGTCCACTCGTCAATCAGTCCTTGAGCCGTTTGGTTTTCACGATCGACTCTCGCGACCAATTGACCTGTATTTTGACCGGAATTTGAAAGAGAGCTGTTAAATAAGTTAGGTAGTCCCGTACCTGCAAACGCTGAAGTTTCATATACACCTTCGTCTGTTTTTAACAGTTGTTCCATGTCTTCTAAGGTGATAGCTGTTTCTTCAATCGTTGTACCGATTGGTAACGTTACATCAATCGTTACTTCTTCACGGTCAGCTGACGGGAAGAATTCAAACGGTGTAAGGGCAATGAGACCAAAGATGGCGGTTGTGAATACAAGGCCGATGAAAGATACCACGAAAGGTCTTTTTGAAAACTTTTTCAATACACTGTCAGCATAAAAATCAGCGAGCTTATTCAATGGCTTCCCTAATAAACCAGGAGCATCAGATACTTTTTTCGTTGTTTTACTGTAAAGCAGATATCTCAAGATTGGAACGAATATCAGCGCTACAAGTGTTGAAGCAATAATAGTCGTAATTAATACTGTAGGTAATGCCCTTATAAATGCCCCATTCCCCCCTGATAAGAAAACAAGTGGAAGGAAGGTGAACACTATGGCTAGAGAAGATGTCAGGATCGATACCCAAATTTCTTTTACCCCATTTATGGCTCCCATTAGTGCACGGTCGCCAAGCTTGTAACGACGTTGAATATTATCATTTACTACAATCGAGTCATCAACCAATATACCAAGAGCAATGATGGCACCGATGACAGATATTTGGTTTAAGTCCACGCCTGAAAACGGAAGTGGAATTAGACCTATAAGTACGGAAATCGGAACGGCTAAAGCAACGACGAACGCACCAGAAACCGTAAGTCCAAGAGCTGTAGTCAGGATGACCGCAACAACTGAAATGGCAAGTGACATAAATAATCCATCAAAAATGTCTGTTACAATCGATGCCTGAGAGTAATAAGGTTCAAGTTTCACATCAGATGGAAGAGACTTTGCCAGTTCATCCACTTTGTCGCTTACTTTCTCATCCACAGAAGGGATATCTTCCCCAGCCTGAACAAATGCTGTAAAGGATAGGGATGGCTTACCTTCAAATGTAACAATATCTTTTACTTCTTTAGACGAAACGTTAATGTTGGCTATATCTTGTAAATAGACCGATTCTCCTTGAGGGTTCTTACCAACAAAAAGCTCGTTCATTTCATCAAGAGTCGAGTAGTGATCCACCGTTAATTGAACGACTTCGTTATCGACTTCTTGCTTTCCTAGAGGAGTGGGATAGTATTCATCATTAATCGCACTCATGACAGTGGAAGGATTAAGTCCGGACTCTTTTAGTTCATCCTGTTTTAATTCAATGACAATTTCTTCTTCGGGTAATCCTTTTACCGTTACACTGGAGACACCAGTGATTTCCTTGACTTCTTCCTGCCAACGAGTCAATTGTTCACGAAGAGCGAAAAGTGACTCTTCACTATCACTTGTAAGGTGATACGAAACAATCGGCATTTTTACAGTGGATTCGTTAATTTCCGGATCGAATACCTCGTCAGGAAAAGAGGTGGAAGCATCTGAAACCGCTTGTCGAACATCTCCAAACACTTCTTTTTTGTTTTCTCCATCTTCAACCTCTACAATAATAGTAGAGAAACCGGCTGAAGAGGAGGAACTGATTTCTTTAATTCCATCAATGGATTGCAGAGAAGATTCGATGGGATTGGTCACTGTCCTCTCAACAGAGTCAACGGTTGCACCAGGATAAACGGTGCTGACCGTTCCAATGTTCACGCTTGTTTCAGGTATTTCTCTCTGTGGTAATTGTAGAAAAGTGAAAATACCGATAATCACAAATAATAAGATAAAAATCAGTGTGATTTTGGAACGGTTTAAAATAGCCTTCAACATAGATGTTGTCCTCCTTTAAAAATATTTGACTCATGGGTCAAATGATTTTTTATTAATTTGATTATTCGTTGTTATAACAGTTATTTATTTGGTTGACTCACTA is a genomic window of Rossellomorea sp. y25 containing:
- a CDS encoding efflux RND transporter permease subunit, encoding MLKAILNRSKITLIFILLFVIIGIFTFLQLPQREIPETSVNIGTVSTVYPGATVDSVERTVTNPIESSLQSIDGIKEISSSSSAGFSTIIVEVEDGENKKEVFGDVRQAVSDASTSFPDEVFDPEINESTVKMPIVSYHLTSDSEESLFALREQLTRWQEEVKEITGVSSVTVKGLPEEEIVIELKQDELKESGLNPSTVMSAINDEYYPTPLGKQEVDNEVVQLTVDHYSTLDEMNELFVGKNPQGESVYLQDIANINVSSKEVKDIVTFEGKPSLSFTAFVQAGEDIPSVDEKVSDKVDELAKSLPSDVKLEPYYSQASIVTDIFDGLFMSLAISVVAVILTTALGLTVSGAFVVALAVPISVLIGLIPLPFSGVDLNQISVIGAIIALGILVDDSIVVNDNIQRRYKLGDRALMGAINGVKEIWVSILTSSLAIVFTFLPLVFLSGGNGAFIRALPTVLITTIIASTLVALIFVPILRYLLYSKTTKKVSDAPGLLGKPLNKLADFYADSVLKKFSKRPFVVSFIGLVFTTAIFGLIALTPFEFFPSADREEVTIDVTLPIGTTIEETAITLEDMEQLLKTDEGVYETSAFAGTGLPNLFNSSLSNSGQNTGQLVARVDRENQTAQGLIDEWTDKLREEYPDAKIFMETIQQGPPAGAPVTVTVSGPEMEQLIELRDTISSEIEKLETDLVVDNVGEMEPTIEYVPNRELLEENGITINQISQQLRLATEGIPMKAFDNGVTKRDMTLVLEGNDEEVDLSSLEVPAEIANPAGPPKLISLDELVTPEKKEELQLIPHKDGERAITIRAFPENEENYKENVQDIVKDVRENLDDNNYSITLGGENEAQNDFFAEITVLFTIVIFLVYLVIALQFNSLSLPFLVLVAVYLAIAGAILGLFVTQTPISFLGVMGMVSLTGIVVRNSVVLIEFIEQGLKNGMGVKEAVVESGRTRIRPILLTALTSIVALIPVAVSGDALFTPLAVTIISGILFSAVLTLIIVPMMYLVFHRFRRRKREA
- a CDS encoding MDR family MFS transporter, with product MSSNINSKAILITFMIGAFFAILNETLLNIALTELMAVFNVDAPTVQWLATGFMLVMGVLMPISALLIQWFTTRQMFIGVMSVFLLGTVIAACALNFPMLLAGRMIQAVGTGLLIPVIMNALLLIYRPEVRGKIMGTFGLVIMFAPAIGPTLSGVIVDLLGWRWLFITVIPFAVFSILFALKYLQNVGEITRPSVDILSIILSSIGIGGIVYGFSSAGEESAGFTSLKIIVIISIAIISLILFVLRQLKLDEPLLDVRVFRYKSYARGVSIFVIVIMAMFASEIVMPMYLQGPLGYSAKAAGLLLLPGALLNGLMSPTMGSLFDKYGPRKLIIPGTLTLVGVMIFFSTINPSTPIWLFVLFYMVLMLSISAIMMPAQTNGLNELPKHLYPHGTAIANTLQPVAGALGVSIFVSIMTQSQAGYIEGQSGELTEGVLNKAMTYGVHHAYWFALALAAVAFFISLFIRKAVAPDFDGEGEKTGSES
- a CDS encoding ABC transporter permease subunit translates to MNIFLYELKAYRKSTFIWTVSLVVLVILFMAMFPSISKEIDEFKKLLEGFPEGVRKALGIQVDSIGSLNGYYSYIFLYITLCGAIQAMNLGISISSKEIREKTADFLLTKPVTRTKILASKILAALTSLLFTNIVYVVAAVIVANVVKVENFSLYVFLLISLTLLFTQLIMFAIGIIIAVVFPKVKSVISLSLGVVFAFFLIGMVAAAEETTRYFSPFKYFDYSYILNQEGYEWSFLILGIFLIVLSLIGSFVIYNKKDIHTV
- a CDS encoding DinB family protein, which translates into the protein MDKEITMIEDIRSDLLNSVSDLTNDELNKRIEEGRWTIMQVLDHLYLMEKSLTKAIQTTLARGEEQEVSSKPIHYTVNRSTKVDAPPFVVPTEENLTLQEMKDKLEESRKDLLTFLDTTHKEALQKKAYPHPVFGLIRLDEWVPFIGYHEKRHLEQIEELKGKL
- a CDS encoding putative quinol monooxygenase, with the protein product MSSITITAILTAKPGREEQLYQELIQVITPSRREDGCIEYSLHQSLANNATFVFYETWESEEALASHIESEHYNRYRQNTVTLVEKREVYRLQKVDI
- a CDS encoding ABC transporter permease subunit encodes the protein MNVYIREMKAHRKSLIIWCIGMVALIGSGMGKFAGFSSSGQSMNELMAQMPKSLQAFLGVGSLDMSTASGFYGVLFLYIVLLSTIHAAMIGATIISKEERDKTVEFLFVKPLPRKKIIVIKLLAALTQVGILLIITWSASLFIVGSYSDGEHIISDIGMTMVGMFILQVLFLVIGTAIAALTKMPGKAATLATGVLLATFILSFAIDLSGKLEGLKYLTPFKYFEAKNVMDGGLESGFVGISVVLIGVLAVSTFVFYDKRDLNV
- a CDS encoding type 1 glutamine amidotransferase domain-containing protein, giving the protein MSKNILMVVTTADKMNEDHKTGLWLSEFGEAYVEFARLGYSVTVASPLGGKAPVDARSLEGDTPQDILDTAKYLENTLKLEDIIDHSQFDAIFLPGGHGTMFDLPDNSKLQDIIRELYEGDKVVAAVCHGPAGLVGVKLSDGTPLVAGKAVTAFTDEEEKETTLDRFMPFLLETRLRELGAEFVATANWTDHIQVAGNIITGQNPQSTVSVAKEVVKRLS
- a CDS encoding LysR family transcriptional regulator; the encoded protein is MIDFEWYRSFISIYKHRSVSAAAKARILTQPAMSQHLSALESEVGEPLFIRAPRKMIPTLKGKELYTKIVPLIENLESATLEIRHAYSKTSLAPIVRFGSPAEYFTKAVIPQLKDIDIRFIVQFSTAGLLLEKLEKDELDFTITTQKLNTSSIEYVKIVEEEFVVVTPASYSSSAVEISDIEVWLMEQKWLSYGVELPIVRRYWREHFGKRPEVPPIHIVPDLRTILEAIENGMGVSILPTYLLKDSLEAKRSKVMFPHLSVNNTIYAAYKIEHRSNPVIEGIVKKLKGEE